The following coding sequences are from one Scylla paramamosain isolate STU-SP2022 chromosome 21, ASM3559412v1, whole genome shotgun sequence window:
- the LOC135111222 gene encoding G-protein coupled receptor dmsr-1-like, whose translation MEGNMTEMVLRLLLTAMEKMGKDTDPETLARFLNTTDHIGGDLTDTQPEAPKQQFCRFDFKEAYRWWHYRLAVSVAVTGVVTNLLNVVTLTRPCMATPTNLLLLGLAVADLLVVTEYIPYAASMLVGGDSLVEAREYALYIITHAHLSQVCHTIAIWLTVSLALWRWVVVCRPHDAITLCTTPRARRLLLVVYLACPVVSIPTFFLYTVKEIPVSEHNPSKIYIVDMSSNKLLKEITLLVYSVVVKLVPCLLITLLIPAIIRGMWVAKNRRQRLLSRHHSCTPAAVTVAATAAAPATCRGTLLQDSKSDIQKDPQGGGSLINGNVTTKKAHQLQRRDTLAAFTSFYAKAAQLAASSTPQRQTGATERSTSMLLLMMVLFLLAEAPQGVLTGMALFYGHKFISDCYIQLGDLMDLLALTNSSINFLLYCVMCKQFWDTFVSLCCTLPRGRRSKQPPHTDTNSASTKTSKI comes from the exons ATGGAGGGAAACATGACAGAAATGGTGCTACGGCTGCTGCTCACGGCAATGGAGAAGATGGGCAAGGATACTGACCCGGAAACGCTGGCCAGGTTCCTGAACACCACAGACCACATCGGCGGTGACCTAACAGACACTCAGCCCGAAGCTCCGAAACAACAGTTCTGCCGGTTTG ACTTCAAGGAGGCGTACAGGTGGTGGCACTACCGGCTGGCAGTGAGTGTGGCGGTGACGGGCGTGGTCACCAATCTGCTCAATGTGGTGACCCTGACGCGGCCCTGCATGGCCACGCCCACcaacctgctgctgctgggtcTGGCCGTGGCGGACCTGCTGGTGGTGACCGAGTACATTCCCTACGCGGCGTCCATGCTGGTGGGCGGCGATAGTCTGGTCGAGGCGCGGGAGTACGCCCTCTACATCATCACTCACGCCCACCTGTCGCAAGTCTGCCACACG ATTGCTATCTGGCTCACGGTGTCCCTGGCTCTGTggcggtgggtggtggtgtgtcgGCCCCACGATGCCATCACCCTCTGCACCACACCCCGCGCCCGGCgactcctcctcgtcgtctacCTGGCCTGCCCTGTGGTCTCCATCCCAACTTTCTTCCTCTACACAGTGAAGGAGATTCCGGTATCGGAGCACAACCCTTCGAAAATATACATCGTCGACATGTCTTCCAATAAACTTCTgaaggag ATCACGCTGCTGGTGTACAGCGTGGTGGTGAAGCTGGTGCCATGCCTCCTCATAACCCTTCTCATCCCCGCCATCATCCGCGGCATGTGGGTTGCTAAGAATCGGCGCCAGCGTCTCTTGAGCCGCCACCACTCCTGCACCCCCGCCGCCGTGACGGTGgcagccaccgccgccgccccaGCCACCTGCCGCGGGACTCTGCTGCAGGATTCAAAGAGTGACATACAGAAAGACCCTCAGGGCGGCGGCTCCTTAATCAACGGGAACGTTACCACTAAGAAAGCG CATCAGCTTCAGCGTCGAGACACTCTGGCAGCCTTCACGTCTTTCTATGCGAAGGCGGCGCAGCTGGCGGCCTCCTCAACACCTCAACGGCAGACG GGAGCCACAGAACGCAGCACGAGCATGCTACTGTTGATGATGGTGCTGTTCCTGTTGGCGGAGGCTCCACAGGGAGTCCTAACTGGCATGGCGCTCTTCTATGGTCACAAGTTCATTAG tGACTGCTACATCCAACTGGGGGACCTCATGGACTTGCTGGCCCTCACCAACAGTTCCATCAACTTCCTGCTCTACTGCGTCATGTGCAAGCAGTTTTGGGACACATTCGTCAGTCTCTGCTGCACCTTGCCCCGCGGCCGCCGATCCAAGCAGCCACCTCACACAGACACCAACTCAGCCTCCACCAAAACTTCCAAGATATGA